A stretch of Eleutherodactylus coqui strain aEleCoq1 chromosome 2, aEleCoq1.hap1, whole genome shotgun sequence DNA encodes these proteins:
- the LOC136610962 gene encoding E3 ubiquitin-protein ligase TRIM8-like, translated as MASAVLRDELDCSICLDIFRDPVSLRCGHNFCRVCIHHVLDTQDESGVYSCPECREEFQERPALMRNLALRNIMENFLFTNQPTQTENGIFCAYCVDSPVPAIKSCLLCEASLCEKHLRVHSKSAEHVLTEPSTNLEDRTCSVHKELLEYYCFEDAMPICSTCYLFGGHRRHQVDLLDDASEKKKAILRNVLQELTTKREATDKRVQSLQDHKREAQVKAACVTERVTALFTGMRRQLDDLEKKLLSELCRQEEQMSLSVSDLIKNLELKTEELTEKIRHLQMTFDIQDSLNFLRESGSGELWEDKTGGDGMAHIVTDLDEGLISDTLHRDLEEIMSGVKKMFYVEQKSEDFTNPTKMEPEQQANTSLFSLLPIHRLFNGDTEKWNLFHSREPPRASSVPAPSVAREPVLVFESPFSSSRSDNKGLFSSIPDVTLPTWNSWLKK; from the coding sequence ATGGCGTCAGCTGTTCTGAGAGACGAGCTGGATTGCTCCATCTGCTTGGACATTTTTAGAGACCCTGTAAGCctgagatgtggacacaacttctgccGGGTCTGTATTCATCATGTTCTGGATACACAGGACGAGTCTGGAGTTTATTCCTGTCCTGAATGCAGAGAAGAGTTTCAGGAGCGGCCGGCACTGATGAGGAACTTGGCTCTGCGTAACATAATGGAGAACTTCCTGTTTACCAACCAACCAACACAGACGGAAAATGGGATCTTCTGCGCTTACTGTGTGGACTCTCCTGTACCGGCTATTAAATCCTGTCTGCTGTGTGAAGCTTCTCTGTGCGAGAAACACCTGAGAGTTCACAGCAAGTCAGCAGAACACGTCCTCACTGAGCCCAGCACTAACCTGGAGGACAGGACATGTTCCGTCCATAAGGAGCTCTTGGAGTATTACTGCTTTGAAGATGCTATGCCTATCTGTTCCACCTGCTACCTGTTTGGTGGCCACAGAAGGCACCAAGTGGATCTGCTGGATGATGCCTCTGAGAAGAAGAAAGCGATCTTGAGGAATGTTTTACAGGAACTGACTACTAAAAGGGAGGCAACTGACAAAAGAGTCCAGAGTCTGCAGGATCACAAGAGAGAAGCACAAGTTAAAGCAGCGTGTGTTACTGAGAGAGTCACTGCCCTGTTTACAGGCATGAGGCGACAACTGGATGACTTGGAGAAGAAGCTATTGAGTGAGCTCTGCAGGCAGGAAGAGCAGATGTCACTCTCAGTTTCGGATCTGATCAAGAACCTGGAACTGAAGACAGAGGAGTTGACGGAGAAGATCCGCCATTTGCAGATGACATTTGATATACAAGACTCATTAAATTTCTTAAGAGAATCTGGCAGTGGGGAACTGTGGGAGGATAAGACGGGAGGTGATGGGATGGCTCATATAGTAACTGATCTGGATGAAGGTCTGATCTCAGACACTTTACATAGAGATTTAGAGGAGATCATGTCAGGGGTAAAGAAAATGTTTTATGTGGAGCAAAAATCTGAGGATTTCACAAACCCAACTAAGATGGAACCCGAGCAACAAGCCAATACCTCACTTTTTAGCTTGTTGCCAATACATCGGCTATTTAATGGTGACACAGAAAAGTGGAACCTCTTCCACTCCAGAGAACCACCAAGGGCCAGTTCGGTTCCTGCACCATCTGTAGCTCGGGAGCCAGTTCTGGTTTTTGAAAGCCCCTTTTCTTCCTCCAGGTCGGATAACAAAGGTTTGTTTAGTAGTATCCCAGACGTTACTCTACCAACATGGAACAGCTGGCTGAAAAAGTAA